The Thomasclavelia ramosa DSM 1402 genome includes a region encoding these proteins:
- a CDS encoding sensor histidine kinase, with protein sequence MVVNKTIFRYFLTVLLVTLVLSSSVSMVILSSQMLENTKHDMLYAVKLVDYQLDESHDLKAQVDALNPLAYNDQTRLTVIDTNGEVLADSGSEEIDENHKGREEVKQALSEGVGYATRYSSTVKRNMLYVAVFNKGYIVRLALPYNGIFDNLPTLVRPLGVGAIMSLVIALFLSKRFANTLTAPIQDITTQVTKMKDYRELEFDSYKYDEFNIIASKLEEQAKTIHDTMKKLKSEQIKINGILDQMKEGFVLLDSDLTVLMVNRKAQKLYGHTIKLNCSIKDFIFDFKIINALDHLSDEQQVVEVEKEKEFYNCYVAKVDYGVTLLFVNITEQHNAMKMRQEFFSNVSHELKTPMTSIRGYSELLETGVINDKDASKKALDKIHDEVNNMSTLINDILMISRLENKDVDVIKHPVHLTPLVDEIIDTMQVEIDKKHLQVDKELEDITYTSNHQHMHQLLSNLITNAIKYNVDGGKIIIKSYQFGRNIIIEVSDTGRGISKIDQGRVFERFFRCDQGRDKETGGTGLGLAIVKHIVQYYQGNITLTSKLHEGTTFKVTLPMEEEVI encoded by the coding sequence ATGGTAGTGAATAAAACTATTTTTCGCTATTTTCTCACAGTTTTATTAGTCACTCTAGTTTTATCAAGCAGTGTTTCAATGGTTATTTTATCAAGTCAAATGTTGGAAAATACTAAACATGATATGCTTTACGCGGTTAAGTTGGTTGATTATCAATTAGATGAATCACACGATTTAAAAGCACAAGTAGATGCATTGAATCCACTTGCTTACAATGATCAAACTAGATTAACTGTCATTGATACTAATGGTGAAGTATTAGCAGATAGTGGTAGTGAAGAAATTGATGAAAATCATAAAGGTCGTGAAGAAGTTAAACAGGCTCTAAGTGAAGGGGTTGGTTATGCAACCCGTTACTCAAGTACTGTTAAAAGAAATATGCTCTATGTGGCAGTATTTAATAAAGGATATATAGTTCGTCTGGCTTTACCATATAATGGTATTTTTGATAATCTTCCAACTTTGGTTAGACCGCTAGGGGTAGGCGCGATAATGTCGTTAGTCATTGCTTTATTCTTATCGAAACGATTTGCTAATACATTGACAGCACCAATTCAGGATATTACGACACAGGTTACAAAAATGAAGGATTATCGTGAACTAGAATTTGATAGTTATAAATATGATGAGTTTAATATCATTGCTTCAAAATTGGAAGAACAGGCTAAAACAATTCATGATACTATGAAAAAGCTTAAAAGTGAACAAATAAAAATCAATGGGATTCTTGATCAAATGAAAGAGGGCTTTGTCTTATTAGATAGTGATTTAACAGTTTTAATGGTTAATCGTAAAGCTCAAAAATTATATGGTCATACAATCAAGTTAAATTGTTCAATCAAAGACTTTATTTTTGACTTTAAAATTATTAATGCACTTGACCATTTAAGTGATGAACAACAGGTAGTTGAAGTTGAAAAGGAAAAAGAATTCTATAACTGTTATGTCGCTAAGGTTGATTATGGGGTAACTTTGCTGTTTGTAAATATTACTGAGCAGCATAATGCTATGAAGATGCGTCAGGAATTTTTCTCTAATGTTTCTCATGAGTTGAAAACACCAATGACTTCGATTCGTGGATATAGTGAATTATTAGAAACGGGAGTTATCAATGATAAAGATGCTTCAAAAAAAGCATTGGATAAAATTCATGATGAAGTGAATAATATGTCTACTTTAATTAATGATATTTTAATGATATCGAGATTAGAAAATAAAGATGTTGATGTAATCAAGCATCCAGTTCATTTAACACCACTAGTAGATGAGATAATTGATACGATGCAAGTAGAGATTGATAAGAAACATTTACAAGTAGATAAAGAATTAGAAGATATTACATATACATCAAATCATCAGCATATGCATCAGTTATTAAGTAATTTGATTACTAATGCAATTAAGTATAATGTTGATGGTGGTAAAATTATAATTAAGTCATACCAATTTGGTCGTAATATTATCATTGAAGTTAGTGATACTGGACGAGGAATTTCAAAAATTGATCAAGGACGAGTATTTGAACGTTTCTTTAGGTGTGATCAAGGTCGTGATAAAGAAACAGGGGGAACTGGTCTAGGATTAGCGATTGTCAAACATATCGTTCAATATTATCAAGGAAATATTACATTAACAAGTAAATTACATGAAGGAACAACATTTAAAGTAACTTTACCAATGGAAGAAGAAGTTATTTAG
- a CDS encoding response regulator transcription factor, with the protein MGERIFVVEDDENIREIINLALVSNGYEVVQFDNAIDALAEIDKKAPSLAIFDLMLPKMSGIDAIKEIRETDSELPILILSAKDREIDKVNGLDSGSDDYMTKPFGILELQARVRSLLRRHVTSDIIRTKHLTVDKQTRLVKLDDQKLELTNKEYQLLVYLMDNKHRVVEREELLNEIWGYDFIGESRALDVHIRALRSKLNDDGHKYIKTIRSVGYRFYEEGDGSE; encoded by the coding sequence ATGGGTGAACGTATATTTGTAGTTGAAGATGATGAAAATATCCGCGAGATAATTAATTTAGCATTAGTAAGCAATGGTTATGAAGTTGTTCAATTTGATAATGCTATCGATGCACTGGCAGAAATTGATAAAAAAGCACCATCATTAGCTATTTTTGATTTAATGTTACCAAAAATGAGCGGAATTGATGCAATCAAGGAAATTCGTGAAACTGATAGTGAATTACCTATCTTAATTTTAAGTGCTAAAGATCGTGAGATAGATAAGGTTAATGGTTTAGATAGCGGTTCTGATGACTATATGACTAAACCGTTTGGGATTCTTGAATTGCAAGCTCGCGTTCGCTCATTATTAAGACGCCATGTTACTAGCGATATTATTAGAACTAAACATCTTACTGTTGACAAGCAAACACGTTTAGTAAAATTAGATGATCAGAAATTAGAATTAACTAATAAAGAGTATCAATTATTGGTCTATTTAATGGATAATAAACATCGTGTAGTTGAACGTGAAGAATTATTAAACGAAATTTGGGGATATGATTTTATTGGTGAATCTCGTGCTTTAGATGTTCATATTCGTGCTTTACGAAGTAAATTAAATGATGATGGCCATAAGTATATTAAGACGATACGTAGTGTTGGATATCGTTTTTATGAGGAAGGTGATGGTAGTGAATAA
- the phoU gene encoding phosphate signaling complex protein PhoU: MLRTNFENDLNKLHVDLDKMCHLVILAIENCIVAFKSGDRELCRDILAGDKVINDMERTIEARCLSLILKQQPVASDLRNVSTALKVVTDLERIGDQGADIAEILLDTDVTCPYKMVEHIPNMAHLAKNMVKQSIEAFHQHDLKKASEVKKLEDDMDGLFEEVKVELIQIVNESKETIDLAINFLMIAKYFERIGDHAVNICEWVEFNQTGTVDNYRLI; this comes from the coding sequence ATGTTAAGAACAAATTTTGAAAATGATTTAAACAAATTACACGTAGATCTTGATAAGATGTGTCATCTAGTTATTTTAGCAATTGAAAACTGTATTGTGGCATTTAAATCAGGAGATCGTGAATTATGCCGTGATATTTTAGCTGGAGACAAAGTGATTAATGATATGGAAAGAACGATAGAAGCTCGTTGTCTATCGTTAATTTTAAAACAACAGCCTGTAGCTAGTGATTTAAGAAATGTGTCTACAGCTTTAAAAGTCGTTACAGATTTAGAAAGAATTGGTGACCAAGGAGCAGATATTGCAGAAATTTTATTAGATACAGATGTAACCTGCCCTTATAAAATGGTTGAACATATACCTAATATGGCTCATCTTGCTAAAAATATGGTTAAACAATCAATTGAAGCTTTTCATCAGCATGATTTAAAAAAAGCTTCAGAAGTAAAAAAATTGGAAGATGATATGGATGGACTATTTGAAGAAGTTAAGGTAGAATTAATACAAATAGTAAATGAGTCAAAGGAAACGATTGATTTAGCGATTAACTTCCTAATGATTGCTAAATATTTCGAAAGAATTGGTGATCATGCTGTAAATATTTGTGAATGGGTTGAATTTAACCAAACTGGAACAGTTGATAATTATCGTTTGATCTAA
- the pstB gene encoding phosphate ABC transporter ATP-binding protein PstB, giving the protein MENKIEAKNLDLYYGEKHALKNVSLDIKTNKITAFIGPSGCGKSTFLKTLNRMNDYVKDIKITGSVVLDGEDIYDSRVDTTVLRKKVGMVFQQPNPFPMSIYDNIAYGPRIHGIKNKKQLDKIVKDSLEAAALYEEVKDRLHSSALGLSGGQQQRLCIARALAVEPDVILLDEPTSALDPISTLKIEELLMELKEKYTIAIVTHNMQQASRIADYTAFFLVGEMVEYGKTKDVFAMPKDKRTEDYITGRFG; this is encoded by the coding sequence ATGGAAAATAAAATTGAAGCAAAAAATCTAGATCTGTATTATGGTGAAAAGCATGCTTTAAAAAATGTTAGTCTAGATATTAAAACAAATAAAATTACGGCTTTTATCGGGCCTTCCGGTTGTGGTAAATCAACATTTTTAAAGACATTAAATCGCATGAATGATTATGTTAAAGATATTAAGATAACTGGTAGTGTGGTTCTTGATGGTGAAGATATTTATGATAGTCGTGTTGATACAACGGTTTTGAGGAAAAAAGTTGGAATGGTTTTCCAACAGCCAAATCCGTTTCCGATGAGTATTTATGATAATATCGCATATGGACCAAGAATTCATGGAATCAAAAATAAAAAACAGTTAGATAAGATTGTTAAAGATTCATTAGAAGCAGCTGCTTTATATGAAGAGGTAAAAGATCGTTTGCACAGCAGTGCTTTAGGATTATCTGGAGGACAACAGCAACGTTTGTGCATTGCTCGTGCTTTAGCAGTAGAACCTGATGTGATCTTATTAGATGAACCAACAAGTGCATTGGATCCAATTTCAACATTAAAAATTGAAGAATTGTTAATGGAACTTAAAGAAAAGTATACGATTGCAATTGTTACACATAATATGCAGCAAGCGAGTCGTATCGCTGATTATACTGCGTTTTTCTTAGTAGGTGAGATGGTTGAATATGGAAAAACTAAGGATGTTTTTGCAATGCCTAAAGATAAACGTACTGAAGATTATATTACCGGAAGATTTGGATAG
- the pstA gene encoding phosphate ABC transporter permease PstA, protein MNSIFERRHRSSDKILNFLIQLSSALSVLILVVCIGYILYRGLPYFNFSYLINTTSILKGTVGILPNIINTLYIIVITLLIACPIGIGGAIYLNEYAKNKKFVNIISFTTEVLAGIPSIIYGLFGMLFFGNLLGFKFSILTGSFTLAIMILPIITRNTQVALEGVPKSYREAALGIGATKWYMIRTVLLPSAMPGILTGVILGMGRIVAESAALLFTAGSVSVLPKNIFTHLSSSGATLTIQLYLEMAKANYESAFVIALVLIVIVLGLNMLAKLITNKFDVNRVD, encoded by the coding sequence ATGAATAGTATCTTTGAAAGAAGACATCGCAGCAGCGATAAAATATTAAATTTTTTGATACAGCTTTCTAGTGCCTTGTCAGTGCTGATCTTGGTTGTATGTATTGGATATATTTTATATCGTGGATTACCATACTTTAATTTTTCATATTTAATTAATACTACTAGTATTTTAAAAGGTACGGTAGGGATACTACCAAATATTATTAACACATTATATATTATTGTAATTACTTTATTAATTGCCTGCCCAATTGGGATTGGGGGAGCAATCTATTTAAATGAGTATGCAAAAAATAAGAAATTTGTTAATATTATTTCTTTTACAACTGAAGTATTAGCGGGAATTCCTTCGATTATATATGGTTTATTTGGGATGTTATTTTTTGGAAATTTATTAGGATTTAAATTCTCAATATTAACGGGTTCTTTCACACTTGCAATTATGATCTTACCAATTATTACAAGAAATACTCAGGTAGCTTTAGAAGGGGTACCAAAAAGTTATCGTGAAGCTGCATTGGGTATTGGAGCTACTAAATGGTATATGATTAGAACTGTGTTATTGCCAAGTGCTATGCCAGGAATTTTAACGGGTGTGATCCTAGGAATGGGTAGAATTGTTGCAGAATCAGCGGCGTTATTGTTTACAGCTGGTTCAGTAAGTGTTTTGCCAAAAAATATCTTTACACATTTATCAAGTTCAGGTGCAACACTAACGATTCAATTATATTTGGAGATGGCTAAAGCTAATTATGAATCGGCCTTTGTGATTGCCTTAGTTTTAATTGTTATTGTTTTAGGATTAAATATGTTAGCAAAACTGATTACAAATAAATTTGATGTAAATAGGGTGGATTAG